One genomic segment of Nonomuraea coxensis DSM 45129 includes these proteins:
- the rpsH gene encoding 30S ribosomal protein S8 yields MTMTDPIADMLTRLRNANSAYHDSVSMPYSKIKAHIAEILQQEGYIQAWTVEDAKVGKNLVVELKFGPTRERSLAGLRRVSKPGLRVYAKKDNLPRVLGGLGVAIISTSHGLMTDKQAGKRGVGGEVLAYVW; encoded by the coding sequence ATGACGATGACCGACCCGATCGCAGACATGCTCACGCGTCTGCGCAACGCGAATTCGGCGTACCACGACAGCGTGTCGATGCCGTACTCGAAGATCAAGGCGCACATCGCCGAGATCCTCCAGCAGGAGGGCTACATCCAGGCCTGGACCGTCGAGGACGCCAAGGTTGGCAAGAACCTTGTCGTGGAGCTCAAGTTCGGGCCGACCCGTGAGCGGTCGCTCGCGGGTCTGCGCCGGGTCTCCAAGCCCGGCCTGCGGGTCTATGCGAAGAAGGACAATCTGCCTCGAGTCCTGGGCGGGCTGGGCGTCGCGATCATCTCGACGTCCCACGGCCTCATGACCGACAAGCAGGCCGGCAAGCGTGGCGTGGGCGGGGAAGTCCTCGCCTACGTCTGGTAG
- the rplF gene encoding 50S ribosomal protein L6, which translates to MSRIGRLPIPVPSGVDITIDGQSVQVKGPKGTLIHNVAEPITVGRDDDGSIAVTRPNDENKVRALHGLSRTLIANMVQGVTQGYSKSLEIVGVGYRVQAKGPTQLEFSLGFSHPVIVDAPEGVTFRVEKPTLFHVDGIDKQKVGEVAANIRKLRKPDPYKGKGVRYQGEQIRRKVGKAGK; encoded by the coding sequence ATGTCGCGTATCGGACGGCTGCCCATCCCTGTGCCCAGTGGCGTGGACATCACGATCGACGGCCAGAGCGTTCAGGTGAAGGGCCCTAAGGGCACGCTTATCCACAACGTCGCGGAGCCCATCACGGTGGGTCGCGACGACGACGGCTCCATCGCCGTCACCCGTCCCAACGACGAGAACAAGGTCCGTGCCCTGCACGGCCTCTCGCGCACGCTCATCGCCAACATGGTGCAGGGCGTGACCCAGGGCTACTCGAAGTCGCTGGAGATCGTCGGCGTCGGTTACCGCGTCCAGGCCAAGGGCCCGACGCAGCTGGAGTTCTCCCTGGGCTTCAGCCACCCGGTCATCGTGGACGCCCCCGAGGGCGTCACCTTCCGCGTCGAGAAGCCGACGCTGTTCCACGTGGACGGCATCGACAAGCAGAAGGTCGGCGAGGTCGCCGCCAACATCCGCAAGTTGCGCAAGCCTGACCCGTACAAGGGCAAGGGCGTGCGTTACCAGGGCGAACAGATCCGCCGCAAGGTCGGAAAGGCTGGTAAGTAG
- the rplR gene encoding 50S ribosomal protein L18: protein MAPKTAFSKHTAARTVSRARRHRRVRKSVVGTAERPRLVVNRSTRHMFVQIVDDSVGHTLVSASTMDPSLRTLEADKTEKAKKVGELLAQRAKEAGITKVVFDRGGNRYAGRIAALADSAREGGLEF from the coding sequence ATGGCTCCGAAGACTGCGTTCAGCAAGCACACGGCTGCCCGCACCGTCTCGCGGGCCCGCCGTCACCGCCGCGTCCGCAAGAGCGTCGTCGGTACGGCCGAGCGTCCGCGCCTGGTCGTCAACCGCTCGACTCGTCACATGTTCGTCCAGATCGTGGACGACTCCGTCGGCCACACGCTGGTGAGCGCGTCCACCATGGACCCCTCGCTGCGCACGCTGGAGGCGGACAAGACCGAGAAGGCGAAGAAGGTCGGCGAGCTCCTCGCTCAGCGGGCCAAGGAAGCCGGGATCACCAAGGTCGTCTTCGACCGCGGTGGCAACCGCTACGCGGGGCGCATCGCCGCGCTGGCGGACAGCGCCCGCGAAGGTGGGCTCGAATTCTGA
- the rpsE gene encoding 30S ribosomal protein S5, with the protein MAAAPRRGGGTGGERRDRRDDRRGGAADKGVSYIERVVKINRVAKVVKGGRRFSFTALVIVGDGNGLVGVGYGKAKEVPAAIAKGVEEAKKHFFKVPRIQGTIPHTVQGEEAAGVVFLRPASAGTGVIAGGPVRAVLECAGIHDVLSKSLGSDNPINIVHATVAALKGLSRPEEIAARRGLPIEDVAPAAMLKAQREGLAEAAASKAVS; encoded by the coding sequence ATGGCTGCAGCTCCGCGTCGCGGTGGCGGCACCGGTGGCGAGCGGCGGGACCGTCGTGACGATCGCCGCGGTGGCGCCGCCGACAAGGGCGTCTCGTACATCGAGCGCGTAGTGAAGATCAACCGAGTGGCCAAGGTCGTGAAGGGTGGTCGTCGCTTCAGCTTCACCGCCCTCGTCATCGTCGGTGACGGCAACGGCCTGGTCGGCGTCGGCTACGGCAAGGCCAAGGAAGTGCCCGCGGCCATCGCCAAGGGCGTCGAAGAGGCCAAGAAGCACTTCTTCAAGGTGCCGCGGATCCAGGGCACCATCCCGCACACCGTGCAGGGCGAGGAGGCGGCCGGTGTCGTCTTCCTGCGTCCGGCCTCGGCCGGTACCGGCGTCATCGCCGGCGGCCCGGTGCGCGCGGTGCTGGAGTGCGCCGGCATCCACGACGTCCTGTCGAAGTCGCTCGGCTCCGACAACCCGATCAACATCGTGCACGCCACCGTGGCCGCGCTGAAGGGCCTGTCGCGCCCCGAGGAGATCGCCGCCCGCCGTGGCCTGCCGATCGAGGACGTGGCTCCTGCCGCCATGCTCAAGGCTCAGCGCGAGGGCCTGGCGGAGGCCGCGGCCTCTAAGGCGGTGAGCTAG
- the rpmD gene encoding 50S ribosomal protein L30, with protein MARLKITQVRSKIGGKQNQRDSLRSLGLKRIGDVVVKEDRPEIRGMVAVVTHLVEVEEVD; from the coding sequence ATGGCACGCCTGAAGATCACTCAGGTTCGCTCGAAGATCGGTGGCAAGCAGAACCAGCGTGACTCGCTGCGTTCGCTTGGCCTGAAGCGAATCGGCGACGTCGTCGTCAAGGAGGACCGTCCCGAGATTCGCGGGATGGTCGCCGTGGTGACGCACCTCGTCGAGGTGGAAGAGGTCGACTAG
- the rplO gene encoding 50S ribosomal protein L15, with the protein MTDKAPLKIHDLRPAPGANKAKIRKGRGEASKGKTAGRGTKGTHARTTMLPGFEGGQVPLQRRLPKLKGFSNALFKTTYQVVNLDRIGELFPEGGEVTVEALVAKGAVRKNQLVKVLGTGEISVAVNVQAHAFSSAAKEKIAAAGGSVTEL; encoded by the coding sequence ATGACTGACAAGGCTCCGCTCAAGATTCACGACCTCCGTCCGGCTCCGGGCGCCAACAAGGCCAAGATCCGCAAGGGTCGTGGCGAGGCGTCCAAGGGCAAGACGGCCGGTCGGGGCACCAAGGGCACGCACGCCCGCACCACGATGCTCCCGGGCTTCGAGGGTGGCCAGGTGCCGCTGCAGAGGCGTCTGCCGAAGCTCAAGGGCTTCTCCAACGCCCTGTTCAAGACGACCTACCAGGTCGTCAACCTGGACCGGATCGGCGAGCTGTTCCCCGAGGGTGGCGAGGTCACCGTCGAGGCGCTGGTCGCCAAGGGCGCGGTTCGCAAGAACCAGCTTGTGAAGGTCCTCGGCACGGGCGAGATCTCCGTCGCGGTCAACGTGCAGGCGCACGCCTTCTCGTCCGCGGCGAAGGAGAAGATCGCCGCGGCCGGTGGCTCCGTTACCGAGCTGTAG
- the secY gene encoding preprotein translocase subunit SecY — MLTAFTRAFRTPDLRKKLLFTLGIIALFRLGSVLPTPGVHVQNLAACFNQARADQETGNIYGMVQLFSGGALLKLSVFALGIMPYITASIILQLLVVVIPRLEALKKEGQAGQTKITQYTRYLTIGLAVLQSTAFIALARTGQLFPNCQQSVLLDPDDIFSIVTMVVIMTAGTSVIMWLGELITDRGVGNGMSILIFTQVVAVFPSELVNIFKANPFTFTVVMVVGIFMIAAVVFVEQAQRRIPVQYAKRMVGRRMYGGTSTYIPLKVNQAGIIPVIFASSLLYLPQLVTSLFQTSDNAVIRWISQNLATGDTPIYMATFFLLIIFFTYFYVSITFNPAEVADNMKKYGGFIPGIRPGRPTAEYLNFVLTRLTAPGSLYLGLISMVPIVALAVSGASQNFPFGGTSILIMVGVGLDTVKQIESQLQQRNYEGFLR, encoded by the coding sequence GTGCTGACCGCGTTTACCCGGGCGTTCCGGACGCCGGACCTGCGCAAGAAGTTGCTCTTCACGCTGGGCATCATCGCGCTTTTCCGTCTCGGCTCGGTTCTTCCGACTCCGGGAGTTCACGTCCAGAATCTGGCCGCCTGTTTCAACCAGGCGCGCGCCGATCAGGAGACCGGCAACATCTACGGGATGGTGCAGCTCTTCAGTGGTGGCGCCCTCCTGAAACTTTCAGTGTTCGCGCTGGGCATCATGCCGTACATCACCGCGAGCATCATTCTCCAGCTGCTCGTCGTGGTCATCCCACGACTTGAGGCGCTGAAGAAGGAAGGCCAGGCCGGCCAGACCAAGATCACGCAGTACACCCGCTATCTGACCATCGGTCTCGCGGTCCTGCAGTCGACGGCCTTCATCGCCCTGGCCCGCACGGGGCAGCTCTTCCCGAACTGCCAGCAGAGCGTGCTGCTCGACCCCGACGACATCTTCAGCATCGTCACGATGGTCGTCATCATGACGGCGGGCACCTCGGTCATCATGTGGCTGGGTGAGCTGATCACCGACCGCGGCGTCGGCAACGGCATGTCGATCCTGATCTTCACCCAGGTCGTGGCGGTCTTCCCGTCCGAGCTGGTCAACATCTTCAAGGCCAACCCGTTCACCTTCACGGTGGTCATGGTGGTCGGCATCTTCATGATCGCGGCTGTGGTCTTCGTCGAGCAGGCGCAGCGCCGCATCCCGGTCCAGTACGCCAAGCGCATGGTCGGGCGCCGGATGTACGGCGGCACCTCGACCTACATCCCGCTGAAGGTCAACCAGGCCGGCATCATCCCGGTGATCTTCGCGTCCTCGCTGCTCTACCTGCCGCAACTGGTGACCTCGCTCTTCCAGACGAGCGACAACGCGGTCATCAGGTGGATCTCGCAGAACCTCGCCACGGGGGACACGCCGATCTACATGGCGACGTTCTTCCTGCTGATCATCTTCTTCACGTACTTCTACGTGTCGATTACGTTCAACCCCGCTGAAGTCGCCGACAACATGAAGAAGTACGGTGGGTTCATTCCGGGCATCCGCCCCGGTCGCCCGACGGCTGAGTACCTCAACTTCGTGCTCACCCGCCTGACGGCTCCGGGGTCGCTCTATCTGGGTCTCATCTCCATGGTCCCGATCGTCGCCCTTGCGGTGTCCGGTGCGAGCCAGAACTTCCCGTTCGGAGGGACGAGCATTCTGATCATGGTAGGCGTCGGCCTGGACACCGTTAAGCAGATCGAGAGCCAGCTGCAGCAGCGTAACTACGAAGGCTTCCTGCGGTAG
- a CDS encoding adenylate kinase — protein MRLVLVGPPGAGKGTQAQYIASNLSIPKISTGDIFRANVSGGTDLGKLAKTYMDRGDLVPDEVTIAMVRDRLSEPDAQDGFLLDGFPRNVAQAEILRDMLKDWGQALDLVLELVVDDDEVVRRLAGRRTCSQCGRIWHVDFDDKKDDRCDACGGLLFQRDDDKEETVRHRLEVYQEQTAPLVSYYAEEGILVGVDATGPVEEVTGRAMEAISPFMG, from the coding sequence GTGCGTCTCGTTCTGGTGGGGCCTCCCGGAGCGGGTAAGGGGACTCAGGCCCAGTACATCGCATCGAACCTGTCCATCCCGAAGATCTCGACAGGTGACATCTTCCGTGCCAACGTCTCCGGCGGCACGGACCTCGGCAAGCTGGCCAAGACCTACATGGACCGCGGCGACCTGGTGCCCGACGAGGTCACCATCGCCATGGTCCGCGACCGTCTGTCCGAGCCCGACGCGCAGGACGGCTTCCTGCTCGACGGGTTCCCGAGGAACGTCGCGCAGGCGGAAATCCTGCGCGACATGCTCAAGGACTGGGGCCAGGCGCTCGACCTGGTCCTGGAGCTGGTCGTGGACGACGACGAGGTGGTCAGGCGGCTGGCCGGCCGGCGCACCTGCAGCCAGTGCGGCCGCATCTGGCACGTCGACTTCGATGACAAGAAGGACGACAGGTGCGACGCGTGCGGGGGCCTGCTGTTCCAGCGGGACGACGACAAGGAGGAGACCGTCCGGCACCGGCTGGAGGTCTACCAGGAGCAGACGGCGCCGCTGGTCTCCTACTACGCGGAGGAGGGCATCCTCGTGGGGGTCGACGCGACCGGCCCGGTCGAGGAGGTCACCGGGCGGGCCATGGAGGCGATCAGCCCGTTCATGGGCTAG
- the map gene encoding type I methionyl aminopeptidase produces the protein MFKRNRHGIQIKSPEQLEKMRAAGLVVGRTLDLLKRSVEPGMTPLDLDSIAEKAIRDEGAIPSFKGYQGFPATICASVNDEVVHGIPTDARKLREGDVISIDCGAILDGWHGDSAVTVPVGEVDPKLTELMRVTEEAMWRGIAALRPGRHLSDIGFEIEKYVKSQGRFGIPPEYGGHGIGTEMHMDPWIANHGRPGRGPVLEEGMCLAIEPMVNLGTERTRVLSDEWTVVTVDGKSSAHFEHSVAVTHNGPWVLTALDGGESRLGGHPQS, from the coding sequence ATGTTCAAGAGGAACCGGCACGGCATCCAGATCAAGTCGCCGGAGCAGCTGGAGAAGATGCGCGCGGCCGGGCTGGTCGTGGGGCGCACCCTGGACCTGCTGAAGCGCTCGGTCGAGCCCGGCATGACGCCGCTCGACCTCGACTCCATCGCCGAGAAGGCGATCAGGGACGAGGGCGCGATCCCGTCGTTCAAGGGCTACCAGGGCTTCCCCGCGACGATCTGCGCGTCGGTCAACGACGAGGTGGTCCACGGCATCCCCACCGACGCCCGCAAGCTGCGCGAGGGCGACGTCATCTCCATCGACTGCGGCGCCATCCTGGACGGCTGGCACGGCGACTCGGCCGTGACGGTCCCGGTCGGGGAGGTGGACCCCAAGCTGACCGAGTTGATGCGGGTGACCGAGGAGGCCATGTGGCGCGGCATCGCGGCGCTGCGGCCCGGCCGTCACCTGTCGGACATCGGCTTCGAGATCGAGAAGTACGTCAAGTCGCAGGGCCGCTTCGGCATCCCTCCGGAGTACGGCGGCCACGGCATCGGCACCGAGATGCACATGGATCCGTGGATCGCCAACCACGGCCGGCCCGGGCGGGGCCCGGTGCTGGAGGAGGGCATGTGCCTGGCCATCGAGCCCATGGTCAACCTGGGCACCGAGCGCACCCGGGTGCTGTCCGACGAGTGGACCGTGGTCACCGTGGACGGGAAGTCGTCGGCGCACTTCGAACACAGCGTCGCCGTGACACATAATGGTCCTTGGGTGCTTACTGCCCTGGACGGGGGCGAATCGCGCCTCGGAGGACATCCGCAGAGCTGA
- a CDS encoding DUF1707 SHOCT-like domain-containing protein: MANSPEMRASDGDRDRVAAVLREHTAQGRITMDEFNERLEQLYKSKTYGELARLTADLPDVDLRNRPKVSKEVEKRETHAGMKAAWSAWAIASGVNWVVWLMVQLNSDGFVYPWPMWVMGPWGVILLISTLFGNNQPKRQP; the protein is encoded by the coding sequence ATGGCGAACAGCCCTGAGATGCGAGCCTCGGACGGTGACCGTGACCGGGTCGCCGCCGTCCTCCGCGAGCACACGGCCCAGGGCCGCATCACCATGGACGAGTTCAACGAGCGCCTCGAACAGCTCTACAAGTCCAAGACCTACGGTGAGCTGGCCCGGCTGACCGCCGACCTGCCGGACGTCGACCTGCGCAACCGCCCCAAGGTCTCCAAGGAGGTCGAGAAGCGCGAGACGCACGCGGGCATGAAGGCGGCGTGGAGCGCGTGGGCCATCGCCAGCGGCGTGAACTGGGTCGTCTGGTTAATGGTGCAACTGAACTCCGACGGCTTCGTCTATCCCTGGCCGATGTGGGTCATGGGCCCGTGGGGCGTGATCCTGCTGATCAGCACTCTCTTCGGGAACAACCAGCCCAAGCGGCAGCCGTAG
- the infA gene encoding translation initiation factor IF-1: protein MAKKDGAIEIEGTVVESLPNAMFRVQLDNGHKVLAHISGRMRMHYIRILPDDRVVVELSPYDLSRGRIVYRYK, encoded by the coding sequence TTGGCCAAGAAAGACGGCGCCATCGAGATCGAGGGCACTGTGGTCGAGTCGCTCCCGAACGCCATGTTCCGGGTGCAGCTCGACAACGGCCATAAGGTCCTGGCCCACATCAGCGGACGGATGCGGATGCACTACATCCGGATTCTGCCGGACGACCGGGTAGTCGTTGAGCTGAGCCCCTACGACCTCAGTCGTGGGCGGATCGTCTACCGATACAAGTAA
- the rpmJ gene encoding 50S ribosomal protein L36, whose amino-acid sequence MKVKPSVKKICDKCKVIRRHGRVMVICDNLRHKQRQG is encoded by the coding sequence ATGAAGGTAAAGCCGAGCGTCAAGAAGATCTGCGACAAGTGCAAGGTGATCCGCCGGCACGGTCGCGTCATGGTGATCTGCGACAACCTGCGCCACAAGCAGCGCCAGGGCTAA
- the rpsM gene encoding 30S ribosomal protein S13 encodes MARLVGVDLPRDKRLEIALTYIYGIGRTRAQEILEATGVSGDLRVHQLSDTELVPMRDYIEANFKIEGDLRREVQADIRRKIEIGCYQGIRHRKGLPVHGQRTQTNARTRKGKKKTVAGKKKPGKK; translated from the coding sequence ATGGCTCGCCTGGTTGGCGTCGACCTCCCCCGCGACAAGCGGCTGGAGATCGCTCTCACCTACATTTACGGGATCGGCCGCACTCGCGCCCAGGAGATCCTCGAGGCCACCGGTGTCAGCGGGGACCTTCGCGTCCACCAGCTCAGCGACACCGAGCTCGTCCCGATGCGTGACTACATCGAGGCGAACTTCAAGATCGAGGGTGACCTGCGCCGCGAGGTCCAGGCCGACATCCGTCGCAAGATCGAGATCGGTTGCTACCAGGGCATCCGGCACCGTAAGGGCCTGCCCGTGCACGGTCAGCGCACGCAGACCAACGCGCGCACCCGCAAGGGCAAGAAGAAGACCGTCGCCGGCAAGAAGAAGCCCGGTAAGAAGTAG
- the rpsK gene encoding 30S ribosomal protein S11 has protein sequence MPPKSRQGAPKKVRRKEKKNVAHGHAHIKSTFNNTIVSITDPNGNVISWASAGHVGFKGSRKSTPFAAQMAAENAARRAMEHGMRKVDVFVKGPGSGRETAIRSLQATGLEVGSIQDVTPVPHNGCRPPKRRRV, from the coding sequence ATGCCTCCTAAGAGCCGTCAGGGCGCGCCGAAGAAGGTGCGCCGCAAGGAGAAGAAGAACGTCGCTCACGGGCACGCCCACATCAAGAGCACGTTCAACAACACGATCGTCTCGATCACCGACCCCAACGGGAACGTGATCTCCTGGGCCAGCGCCGGCCACGTGGGTTTCAAGGGCTCCCGCAAGTCCACCCCGTTCGCCGCCCAGATGGCCGCCGAGAACGCCGCCCGCCGCGCCATGGAGCACGGCATGCGCAAGGTCGACGTCTTCGTCAAGGGTCCCGGCTCCGGCCGTGAGACCGCGATCCGCTCGCTGCAGGCCACCGGCCTGGAGGTGGGCTCGATCCAGGACGTCACCCCGGTTCCGCACAACGGTTGCCGGCCGCCCAAGCGCCGCCGCGTCTGA
- the rpsD gene encoding 30S ribosomal protein S4, which yields MARYTGADCKLCRREKTKLFLKGSKCESAKCPIEIRPYPPGEHGRGRPKESEYQLQLREKQKTRRIYGVLEKQFHNYYEEASRKTGKTGEVLLQILESRLDNVVYRAGFAQSRDAARQQVRHGHILVNGKKVDIPSYLVREHDIIEVRENKRNLMPYEVARATAGDRTIPAWLGVVPDKLRVLVHQLPVRQQIDTQVQEQLIVEYYSK from the coding sequence ATGGCTCGTTACACGGGCGCGGACTGCAAGCTGTGCCGCCGCGAGAAGACCAAGCTCTTCCTCAAGGGCAGCAAGTGCGAATCCGCCAAGTGCCCCATCGAGATCCGTCCTTACCCGCCGGGTGAGCACGGCCGCGGACGTCCCAAGGAGTCCGAGTACCAGCTTCAGCTTCGCGAGAAGCAGAAGACCCGCCGCATCTACGGCGTCCTCGAGAAGCAGTTCCACAACTACTACGAGGAAGCCTCCCGCAAGACGGGCAAGACCGGTGAGGTGCTGCTCCAGATCCTGGAGAGCCGCCTCGACAACGTGGTCTACCGCGCCGGTTTCGCCCAGTCGCGCGACGCCGCCCGCCAGCAGGTCCGTCACGGGCACATCCTGGTGAACGGCAAGAAGGTCGACATCCCGTCCTACCTGGTCCGCGAGCACGACATCATCGAGGTCCGCGAGAACAAGCGCAACCTCATGCCGTACGAGGTCGCGCGGGCCACGGCCGGCGACCGCACGATCCCGGCCTGGCTGGGCGTCGTGCCGGACAAGCTCCGCGTCCTGGTGCACCAGCTGCCCGTCCGGCAGCAGATCGACACCCAGGTCCAGGAGCAGCTCATCGTCGAGTACTACTCGAAGTGA
- a CDS encoding DNA-directed RNA polymerase subunit alpha, which produces MLIAQRPTLLEESLDDTRSRFVIEPLEPGFGYTIGNSLRRTLLSSIPGAAVTSIRIEGVLHEFSTVPGVKEDVTDIILNLKELVVSSEHDEPVVMYLRKQGPGEVTAADIAPPAGVEVHNPELRIATLNGKAKLEMELTVERGRGYVSAAQNKQPGQEIGRIPIDSIYSPVLKVTYKVEATRVEQRTDFDRLILDVETKPAMKPRDAVASAGKTLVELFGLARELNVEAEGIDIGPSPTDAALAADLALPIEELNLTVRSYNCLKREGIHTVGELVARSEQDLLDIRNFGAKSIEEVKQKLHEMSLSLKDSPPGFDPSAVAGGGYDDDDSAYVETEQY; this is translated from the coding sequence ATGCTGATCGCTCAGCGCCCGACTCTCCTGGAAGAGTCGCTCGACGACACCCGGTCCCGGTTCGTGATCGAGCCGCTGGAGCCGGGCTTCGGTTACACCATCGGCAACTCGCTGCGTCGTACGCTGCTGTCGTCCATCCCGGGCGCGGCCGTGACGAGCATCCGCATCGAGGGCGTGCTGCACGAGTTCTCGACCGTTCCCGGGGTCAAGGAAGACGTCACCGACATCATCCTCAACCTCAAGGAACTGGTCGTCTCCTCGGAGCACGACGAGCCGGTCGTGATGTACCTCCGCAAGCAGGGCCCGGGCGAGGTCACCGCCGCCGACATCGCGCCTCCGGCCGGTGTCGAGGTGCACAACCCCGAGCTGCGGATCGCCACGCTCAACGGCAAGGCCAAGCTGGAGATGGAGCTGACCGTCGAGCGCGGTCGCGGCTACGTCTCCGCCGCCCAGAACAAGCAGCCGGGCCAGGAGATCGGTCGCATCCCGATCGACTCGATCTACTCCCCGGTGCTCAAGGTCACCTACAAGGTCGAGGCCACCCGAGTCGAGCAGCGGACCGACTTCGACCGGCTCATCCTCGACGTCGAGACCAAGCCCGCCATGAAGCCCCGCGACGCGGTGGCCTCCGCCGGCAAGACCCTCGTCGAGCTCTTCGGCCTGGCCCGTGAGCTCAACGTCGAGGCCGAGGGCATCGACATCGGCCCGTCGCCCACCGACGCCGCCCTGGCGGCCGACCTGGCGCTGCCGATCGAGGAGCTCAACCTCACCGTCCGCTCGTACAACTGCCTCAAGCGCGAGGGCATCCACACCGTGGGCGAGCTCGTCGCGCGGAGCGAGCAGGACCTGCTCGACATAAGGAACTTCGGCGCCAAGTCGATCGAAGAGGTCAAGCAGAAGCTGCACGAGATGTCGCTGTCGCTCAAGGACTCCCCGCCCGGGTTCGACCCGAGCGCGGTGGCCGGCGGCGGCTACGACGACGACGACAGCGCGTACGTCGAGACCGAGCAGTACTGA
- the rplQ gene encoding 50S ribosomal protein L17, whose translation MPKPTKGARLGGSPAHERLILANLATDLFRHGKIRTTVAKAKRLRPVAERLITKAKKGDIHNRRQVLTVVRDKGVVHHLFTEIATTFAERPGGYTRITKIGPRKGDNAPMAIIELVTEPLNAVTTRRTEAPAAAPATEEAPKAEAAEADAEEPKAEAAEAPEAQAAEGAGDAEKKDEA comes from the coding sequence ATGCCCAAGCCCACCAAGGGTGCCCGTCTTGGCGGCAGCCCGGCGCACGAGCGGCTGATCCTGGCCAACCTGGCGACCGACCTGTTCCGGCACGGCAAGATCCGCACGACGGTCGCGAAGGCCAAGCGCCTGCGTCCGGTCGCGGAGCGCCTGATCACCAAGGCGAAGAAGGGCGACATCCACAACCGTCGCCAGGTCCTGACCGTCGTCAGGGACAAGGGCGTCGTTCACCACCTCTTCACCGAGATCGCGACGACGTTCGCCGAGCGTCCGGGCGGCTACACCCGGATCACCAAGATCGGTCCGCGTAAGGGCGACAACGCCCCCATGGCGATCATCGAGCTGGTGACCGAGCCGCTGAACGCCGTCACCACGCGCCGCACCGAGGCCCCGGCCGCCGCTCCGGCGACCGAGGAGGCCCCGAAGGCCGAGGCCGCCGAGGCCGACGCCGAGGAGCCCAAGGCCGAGGCCGCCGAGGCTCCGGAGGCTCAGGCCGCCGAGGGCGCCGGCGACGCGGAGAAGAAGGACGAAGCCTGA
- the truA gene encoding tRNA pseudouridine(38-40) synthase TruA, with product MVRLRLDLAYDGSDFSGWARQPGRRTVQGELEQALGRILRLGEPATLTVAGRTDAGVHARGQVAHLDVPDDALAELDGNRGPLGEAERLAALVRRLGGVLPLDVRVHRVSVAPEGFDARFSATFRRYAYRVCDTAGGVDPLRRHEIVWHNRPLDLAALNAAAALLLGEHDFAAFCKRREGATTIRELRRLDWAREPGGVLVATVVADAFCHSMVRALVGSLLSAGDGRRPVEWPGQVLVRAVRDSGVHVAPAHGLCLEEVGYPPDAELAARAAATRRVRTLPAAGDADSAAGDAALQDE from the coding sequence GTGGTACGGCTCCGCCTCGACCTCGCGTACGACGGGAGCGACTTCTCCGGCTGGGCCAGGCAGCCCGGCCGGCGTACGGTCCAGGGCGAGCTCGAACAGGCGCTCGGCCGGATCCTGCGCCTCGGCGAGCCCGCCACGCTGACCGTGGCGGGGCGGACCGACGCCGGGGTGCACGCGCGCGGCCAGGTCGCCCATCTGGACGTGCCGGACGACGCCCTCGCCGAGCTGGACGGCAACAGGGGGCCGCTCGGCGAGGCGGAGCGGCTCGCTGCGCTCGTGAGGCGGCTTGGTGGGGTTCTGCCCCTGGACGTACGGGTTCATCGCGTCAGCGTGGCTCCTGAGGGCTTTGACGCCCGGTTCTCGGCGACCTTCCGGCGGTACGCGTACCGGGTGTGCGACACGGCGGGCGGCGTGGACCCGCTGCGGCGGCACGAGATCGTCTGGCACAACCGGCCTCTCGACCTCGCCGCGCTCAACGCCGCGGCGGCCCTGCTGCTCGGCGAGCACGACTTCGCGGCCTTCTGCAAGCGACGCGAAGGCGCCACGACCATCCGCGAGCTGCGGCGGCTCGACTGGGCGCGCGAGCCCGGCGGCGTGCTCGTGGCCACCGTCGTCGCCGACGCGTTCTGCCACTCGATGGTGCGGGCGCTGGTCGGGTCGCTGCTGTCGGCCGGCGACGGGCGGCGGCCGGTGGAGTGGCCGGGACAGGTGCTCGTCCGGGCCGTACGCGACTCGGGCGTGCACGTCGCCCCCGCCCACGGGCTGTGCCTGGAGGAGGTGGGCTACCCGCCGGACGCGGAACTCGCCGCGCGCGCGGCGGCCACGCGGCGGGTGCGCACCCTGCCGGCCGCCGGCGACGCGGACTCAGCCGCCGGTGACGCGGCGCTCCAGGACGAGTGA